Proteins encoded together in one Quercus lobata isolate SW786 chromosome 3, ValleyOak3.0 Primary Assembly, whole genome shotgun sequence window:
- the LOC115982497 gene encoding AP-1 complex subunit mu-2, whose amino-acid sequence MAGAVSALFLLDIKGRVLIWRDYRGDVSSVQAEKFFAKLIEKEGDPETQDPVVYDNGVTYMFIQHNNVFLMAASRQNCNAASLLFFLHRLVDVFKHYFEELEEESLRDNFVVVYELLDEIMDFGYPQYTEAKILSEFIKTDAYRMEVTQRPPMAVTNAVSWRSEGIQYKKNEVFLDVVESVNILVNSNGQIIRSDVVGALKMRTYLSGMPECKLGLNDRVLLEAQGRATKGKAIDLEDIKFHQCVRLARFENDRTISFIPPDGAFDLMTYRLSTQVKPLIWVEAQVERHSKSRIEIMVKARSQFKERSTATNVEIELPVPSDATNPDVRTSMGSASYAPEKDAMVWKIKSFPGGKEYMLRAEFRLPSITAEEAAPERKAPIRVKFEIPYFTVSGIQVRYLKIIEKSGYQALPWVRYITMAGEYELRLI is encoded by the exons ATGGCAGGGGCAGTGTCGGCACTGTTTCTCTTAGATATCAAAGGCCGCGTTCTCATTTGGCGTGACTATCGCGGCGATGTCTCCTCCGTTCAGGCCGAGAAATTCTTCGCCAAGCTCATTGAGAAAGAG GGTGATCCGGAGACGCAAGATCCGGTTGTGTACGATAATGGTGTAACCTACATGTTTATACAGCACAACAATGTGTTCCTGATGGCGGCGTCGAGGCAGAATTGCAATGCTGCCagccttcttttctttctacaCCGCTTAGTTGAT GTCTTTAAGCATTATTTTGAAGAGTTAGAAGAGGAATCGCTTCGAGACAACTTTGTTGTAGTG TACGAGTTGCTTGATGAGATTATGGACTTTGGTTACCCTCAGTATACAGAAGCGAAGATTCTTAGTGAATTCATCAAGACCGATGCTTATAGGATGGAAGTTACGCAGAGGCCTCCCATGGCCGTAACAAACGCAGTTTCTTGGCGTAGCGAAGGGATACAATACAAGAAGAATGAG GTTTTCTTGGATGTGGTGGAGAGTGTTAATATACTTGTCAACAGCAATGGACAAATAATTAGGTCTGACGTTGTTGGAGCACTGAAGATGAGAACTTATTTAAG TGGCATGCCTGAGTGTAAGCTTGGCCTAAATGATAGAGTATTATTGGAGGCACAAGGTCGTGCAACCAAGGGAAAGGCTATTGATTTGGAAGACATCAAATTTCATCA GTGTGTGCGTTTGGCCCGGTTTGAAAATGATCGGACCATATCCTTCATACCGCCTGATGGAGCTTTCGATCTCATGACATATAGACTCAGCACTCAG GTAAAGCCTTTGATTTGGGTGGAAGCTCAAGTTGAAAGGCATTCTAAAAGTCGTATTGAGATTATGGTAAAGGCTCGGAGCCAGTTCAAGGAGCGCAG CACTGCCACAAATGTTGAGATTGAGTTGCCTGTGCCATCAGACGCTACAAATCCAGATGTTCGTACATCAATGGGGTCTGCATCGTATGCACCTGAAAAGGATGCAATGGTCtggaaaataaaatcttttccaGGTGGCAAG GAGTATATGTTGAGAGCAGAGTTTCGTCTTCCAAGTATAACAGCAGAAGAGGCAGCTCCTGAGAGAAAAGCTCCTATACGTGTGAAGTTTGAGATACCATATTTTACTGTATCAGGGATACAG GTTCGATACTTGAAGATTATTGAGAAAAGTGGATACCAAGCTCTTCCATGGGTGCGGTACATAACAATGGCTGGCGAATATGAACTAAGGCTTATATGA